From Algoriphagus sp. NG3, the proteins below share one genomic window:
- a CDS encoding M57 family metalloprotease has translation MKRISFLVGLVIFNILVTVRCSIDGVSPESTDSLVKEEEINTIDQFSLTPELYYQEPEVFEYLKCQGFDLRNVKLYDEHVMIEGDLSIPLEIIRSNIARNSNDPNAQFVVNEGGVVAFSNVSPISFFIDGSVSTINGNWAGAIRTAAQSWQNITNCRVSFNEVFTAAQADIVFYADNSMNLPVCGRNIDGYAAAEFPGGGMPGRWISINRNDLSTTQGNRETVIRHEIGHSLGFRHDDPHGNPNPEPVNWNGCGNALFGANRLRNTPAIETSSIMRKSVDNNVTVNFTSNDMRAARFLYPDSYTFPAINNIAQFSTLDPMAKDIRITINYQPFQLYRYTAQRIPPWSSFPVQVADHFPAPNSNTFVFWLLNVPHGTWKFQINSSNYGRDANAPSSSVQYTVQ, from the coding sequence ATGAAAAGGATAAGTTTCTTAGTAGGATTAGTTATTTTTAATATCTTAGTTACAGTTAGATGTTCTATAGATGGGGTGAGTCCAGAGTCAACAGATTCATTGGTAAAAGAGGAAGAAATTAATACAATTGATCAGTTTTCCTTAACTCCTGAACTTTATTATCAGGAGCCAGAAGTTTTCGAATACTTGAAGTGTCAAGGTTTTGACCTTAGAAATGTAAAGCTCTATGATGAGCATGTGATGATTGAGGGAGATTTGTCTATTCCTTTAGAAATAATCCGTTCCAATATCGCTCGCAATTCTAATGATCCAAATGCTCAATTTGTAGTTAATGAGGGTGGGGTCGTAGCATTCTCAAATGTTTCACCGATTAGTTTTTTTATAGATGGAAGTGTGTCTACGATAAATGGTAATTGGGCAGGAGCTATTCGAACGGCAGCCCAAAGTTGGCAAAATATAACCAATTGCAGAGTGAGTTTTAATGAGGTTTTTACTGCTGCTCAGGCAGATATAGTATTTTATGCTGATAATAGTATGAATCTCCCAGTCTGTGGTCGCAACATTGATGGTTATGCCGCTGCTGAGTTTCCTGGAGGAGGGATGCCAGGAAGGTGGATTTCTATCAATCGTAATGATTTATCTACCACACAAGGAAATCGCGAAACAGTCATACGCCATGAAATAGGACATTCGCTTGGTTTTAGGCATGATGACCCTCACGGTAATCCTAATCCAGAACCAGTTAATTGGAATGGATGCGGTAATGCTCTATTTGGAGCAAATAGACTTAGAAATACTCCTGCTATTGAAACATCTTCTATTATGAGAAAGTCTGTTGATAATAATGTAACAGTTAATTTCACAAGTAATGATATGAGGGCAGCAAGATTTCTCTACCCTGACAGCTACACTTTCCCTGCTATCAACAATATAGCCCAATTTTCTACGTTAGACCCGATGGCCAAAGACATACGGATCACCATTAATTATCAACCTTTTCAATTATATCGGTATACAGCTCAGAGAATACCTCCTTGGAGTTCATTTCCGGTCCAAGTTGCGGATCATTTTCCTGCACCAAATTCAAATACTTTTGTTTTTTGGTTGTTAAATGTACCCCATGGTACATGGAAATTTCAAATTAACTCTTCAAATTATGGACGAGATGCTAATGCGCCAAGCTCATCTGTGCAGTATACAGTTCAGTAG
- a CDS encoding DUF5686 and carboxypeptidase regulatory-like domain-containing protein, translating into MRKPIQTILFFFVVLGGIFFSYHSKAQGIRGKVRTADGEPLAYASVYIRNLGDGVPTNEEGNYEYKLPKGVYDVLVQYLGYKSQLETIVVGDDWITKDFVLQPQEYTLQEVEVRAGAEDPALTIMRKAIAKAKYHRLQIQKYSMTVYLKGTGKLTDAPFFLRKTIEKEGLKLNEAYTSESVSRITFTQPNKVEEKVISIRTNGDNQSTSPAPYIQTTFYQEKINGIISPLSRSAFQYYKFQYEGSFLDQNVIVNKIKVTPRSRGEQVFEGYIYIIDDLWAIHSLNLQTSLLGFKILAKQQYAPVADNVWMPLTHTYDFGGKMLSFEGNFKYLASTREYEIELNPDLELVPEIIDEKVQDIPDGAVKFDKSVSALEQLASEEPKTRKEYRKLLNQYEKETIKEQEEPEVIQESYYEVDSMAKKYNQAYWDSIRPVPLTESEIQGYQRDDSLATVESAKMSEVDSVAKKAKRKLKPLDIMNGGSYSMGKGVSLGFRQNWTKISFNTVEGFKLGMGLFYRKYSETKLADSVSVLRKSFNIEPELRYGFSSERFYGKADFRWSSTLALSGTTFGVKGGRYIYQFNGGEPINEQVNALYSLFFRQNYMKLYEQDFAQAYWAHRVNGGITYRVNMTYAQRRELFNTNNYSFYNKEGREYTPNAPENVETDPVSFADHDILKLNTELEWRPGIRYGIRNGRKYAISDRSPLIRLSYNKAFGGISSDGAAADFDQLEMGIQHNYTFGVSGKLDFNLTAGAFLTNDQVYFPDFQHFGGNRTIFSNFGPASNYRFMDYYKYSTNSKYFSGIVHYQFRKFIFTQLPMLRFSGVRENIFFNYLKTDNSPHYWEVGYSLDNLFRIFRVEMGAGFENSEFLRGGVRFGIATFINVSFDN; encoded by the coding sequence ATGAGAAAACCAATACAGACAATCCTTTTCTTCTTTGTTGTTTTAGGAGGAATTTTTTTTAGCTACCACTCAAAAGCCCAAGGGATCCGAGGGAAGGTCCGCACTGCAGATGGAGAGCCCTTGGCATATGCCTCAGTCTATATCCGGAACCTAGGGGATGGGGTCCCCACCAATGAGGAGGGCAATTATGAATACAAGCTTCCCAAGGGAGTTTACGATGTGTTGGTTCAATACCTGGGATATAAATCTCAACTGGAGACTATCGTAGTGGGGGATGATTGGATTACAAAGGACTTCGTGCTGCAGCCACAGGAATATACCTTGCAGGAAGTGGAAGTAAGGGCTGGTGCTGAAGACCCTGCGCTGACGATTATGCGTAAAGCTATAGCCAAGGCCAAATATCACCGGCTTCAGATTCAGAAATACAGCATGACTGTCTATCTCAAAGGGACGGGGAAGTTGACGGATGCACCTTTTTTTCTTAGGAAAACCATAGAAAAAGAAGGTCTCAAACTCAATGAAGCCTATACTTCTGAGTCTGTATCCAGAATTACGTTTACCCAACCCAACAAAGTGGAGGAAAAGGTGATCTCCATCCGTACAAATGGGGATAATCAATCCACCTCGCCTGCTCCATACATACAGACTACTTTCTACCAGGAAAAAATCAACGGGATCATCTCCCCACTTTCCAGATCGGCATTTCAATATTATAAATTTCAATACGAAGGCAGCTTTCTGGACCAGAATGTAATTGTGAATAAAATAAAGGTCACTCCACGGTCAAGGGGCGAACAGGTCTTTGAAGGCTACATCTACATCATTGATGACTTGTGGGCTATCCATAGCCTCAACCTTCAGACATCATTATTGGGATTTAAGATTCTGGCCAAGCAACAATATGCTCCGGTAGCAGATAATGTCTGGATGCCGCTCACTCACACCTATGATTTTGGTGGTAAAATGTTGAGCTTTGAAGGGAATTTTAAGTACCTGGCCTCTACCCGGGAGTATGAAATAGAACTGAATCCTGATCTAGAGCTGGTGCCAGAGATCATCGATGAAAAGGTACAGGATATTCCGGACGGAGCAGTGAAATTTGATAAGTCAGTCTCAGCGCTGGAGCAACTTGCCTCAGAAGAACCAAAAACCCGGAAAGAGTATCGTAAACTTCTGAACCAATACGAGAAGGAAACCATCAAAGAGCAGGAAGAACCGGAGGTCATACAGGAGAGCTATTATGAGGTGGACAGTATGGCCAAAAAGTATAACCAGGCTTATTGGGACAGTATCCGACCCGTGCCGCTGACAGAAAGTGAAATCCAGGGGTATCAACGGGACGATAGTCTCGCTACGGTAGAGTCGGCTAAAATGAGTGAGGTGGATTCTGTGGCTAAGAAGGCAAAACGTAAACTGAAGCCGCTCGATATTATGAATGGGGGATCCTACAGCATGGGGAAAGGTGTTTCCCTGGGATTCAGGCAAAACTGGACCAAGATTTCCTTTAATACAGTGGAAGGTTTCAAACTGGGAATGGGATTGTTCTACCGGAAATACTCTGAAACCAAGCTGGCTGACAGTGTAAGTGTGCTTCGAAAAAGCTTCAACATAGAGCCGGAATTGCGGTATGGATTCTCCAGTGAGCGCTTTTATGGAAAAGCTGATTTTAGATGGTCTAGTACTCTGGCACTTTCGGGGACCACCTTTGGCGTGAAAGGGGGTAGATATATCTATCAGTTCAATGGTGGAGAACCCATCAATGAGCAGGTGAACGCTTTGTATTCTTTGTTTTTCAGGCAGAACTATATGAAGCTTTACGAGCAGGATTTTGCTCAGGCTTACTGGGCCCACCGTGTCAATGGAGGGATTACTTATCGGGTCAATATGACTTATGCGCAACGTAGGGAATTATTCAATACGAATAATTACAGTTTCTACAATAAAGAGGGTAGGGAATATACCCCTAACGCCCCGGAGAATGTAGAAACGGATCCGGTGTCGTTTGCCGATCATGATATACTGAAATTGAACACTGAACTGGAGTGGCGGCCGGGAATTAGATACGGTATCAGGAATGGTAGAAAGTATGCTATATCGGATCGTTCTCCCTTGATTAGGTTAAGCTATAACAAAGCTTTTGGAGGGATTTCCTCGGATGGCGCCGCTGCTGATTTTGATCAGCTGGAGATGGGGATACAGCACAATTATACTTTTGGGGTAAGTGGTAAGCTGGACTTTAATCTGACGGCAGGAGCATTTCTCACAAATGACCAGGTTTACTTTCCTGATTTCCAGCATTTCGGTGGAAATAGGACTATTTTCTCCAACTTCGGGCCGGCATCGAATTACCGGTTTATGGATTATTATAAATACAGCACCAACTCCAAGTATTTCTCCGGAATCGTACATTACCAGTTTAGGAAGTTTATTTTCACCCAGTTGCCCATGCTCCGGTTCTCGGGGGTGAGAGAGAATATCTTTTTCAATTATCTGAAAACAGATAATTCACCACATTACTGGGAAGTAGGCTATTCATTGGATAACCTGTTCAGGATTTTCCGTGTGGAAATGGGAGCAGGTTTCGAAAATTCGGAATTTCTCCGTGGAGGTGTGCGTTTTGGAATAGCTACCTTTATCAATGTTAGTTTTGATAATTAA
- a CDS encoding RagB/SusD family nutrient uptake outer membrane protein, producing the protein MWKNIRKICLLTPIAILLGSCWELDQEVLDGVTQEEVNNSTNPVLIEVLKASAYSRIVGSWGGHNSIWSIYEVSSDEMVIPQKGADWQDGGEWLRMHRHQWNPTEGSFNNSWEYCFRAIGEINNLIVGYPDIESLTSELKVLRALVYLWLIDGFGNVPIIDETTVDGSPANNSREEVFAFIESTILDNLDLLPKEGNKYAVNYYTAQSILAKLYLNAEVYTGTPRWADAEAAADVVINSGNYSLASNYFANFATRNDGSPENILTLPYDENNAGGFNIGQMTLHYLSQETFDLQEQPWNGYSSLEEFYNSYEDDDVRKDNFLVGPQFSSNGNRLLDVSAEPNDPDGPPLTFTPEINQLAPNALRQSGARVGKFEFAPGAGQHLSNDYPLIRLGDIILIKAEAAFRQGKTNDALAAINQIRERSEVAPFTSLTADDIYNERGREMFAEASRRSDMIRFGKWNQPWWEKGQSEPFRMLFPIPLEQLTSNLNLTQNPGY; encoded by the coding sequence ATGTGGAAAAATATAAGGAAAATCTGTCTGTTAACTCCTATAGCAATTCTATTGGGATCTTGCTGGGAGCTAGATCAGGAAGTGTTAGATGGGGTCACTCAAGAAGAAGTTAACAATAGTACAAACCCCGTTCTGATCGAAGTGTTAAAAGCATCCGCTTATTCTAGGATAGTAGGGAGTTGGGGTGGCCACAATAGTATTTGGTCTATTTATGAAGTATCCTCAGACGAAATGGTAATACCTCAAAAAGGCGCTGATTGGCAGGATGGTGGAGAATGGCTACGGATGCACAGGCATCAATGGAATCCTACTGAAGGGTCTTTTAATAATTCTTGGGAATACTGTTTCAGAGCAATCGGAGAGATAAACAATTTGATTGTAGGATACCCCGATATAGAGTCATTAACTTCTGAATTGAAAGTTCTAAGAGCCTTGGTTTATTTATGGCTAATAGATGGCTTTGGAAATGTTCCTATTATTGATGAAACTACGGTTGATGGTAGTCCTGCAAATAACAGCCGCGAGGAGGTATTTGCTTTTATAGAATCCACCATTCTGGATAATTTGGATTTACTACCTAAAGAAGGTAATAAATATGCTGTAAATTACTATACAGCTCAATCCATATTAGCAAAGCTTTACCTCAATGCCGAAGTCTATACTGGCACCCCTAGATGGGCTGACGCGGAAGCTGCTGCTGATGTGGTAATCAACAGTGGGAATTATTCGCTGGCATCCAACTATTTTGCAAACTTTGCAACCAGGAACGACGGTTCCCCGGAAAACATACTTACGCTACCCTATGACGAAAACAATGCAGGAGGTTTTAATATAGGCCAAATGACTCTGCATTATCTTAGTCAAGAAACGTTTGATCTTCAAGAACAGCCATGGAACGGTTATTCTTCCTTGGAAGAATTCTATAACTCATATGAAGATGATGACGTAAGAAAAGACAACTTCTTAGTCGGACCTCAGTTTTCATCAAACGGAAATAGATTACTGGACGTATCTGCAGAGCCGAACGATCCGGACGGACCTCCACTAACATTTACGCCAGAGATTAATCAACTAGCTCCGAATGCTTTAAGACAGTCTGGTGCAAGAGTAGGTAAATTTGAATTTGCTCCTGGAGCAGGACAACACTTAAGTAATGATTATCCTTTGATCCGTCTAGGAGACATTATTCTTATCAAAGCTGAAGCGGCATTCCGTCAGGGAAAAACAAATGATGCATTAGCAGCTATTAATCAGATAAGAGAGCGATCTGAAGTAGCACCTTTTACTTCTCTGACTGCCGACGATATTTATAATGAAAGGGGCCGGGAAATGTTTGCAGAAGCTTCGAGGAGATCAGACATGATCCGTTTCGGAAAATGGAATCAACCTTGGTGGGAAAAAGGGCAATCTGAACCATTTCGGATGCTATTTCCTATTCCTTTAGAACAGTTGACATCAAATCTAAACCTGACCCAGAATCCAGGGTATTAA
- the pyrH gene encoding UMP kinase: protein MKYKRILLKLSGEALMGDKNYGIDPVRLQQYTQEIKKVHDMGVEVAIVIGGGNIFRGVQAEKSGIDRVQGDYMGMLATLINAMALQSALEQGGMYTRLMSGIKIESVCEPFIRRRAIRHLEKGRIVIFGAGIGNPYFTTDSTAALRAIEVESDIVLKGTRVDGVYTADPEKDPTATKYKTISFQEVYEKNLNVMDMTAFTLCQENNLPIVVFDMNVAGNLSELVKGEEIGTLINSF from the coding sequence ATGAAATACAAGAGAATACTGCTTAAGCTGAGTGGAGAAGCCTTAATGGGAGACAAGAATTACGGAATTGACCCGGTTAGGCTTCAGCAATACACTCAGGAGATCAAGAAAGTACATGACATGGGTGTGGAAGTAGCGATCGTGATCGGCGGAGGCAATATTTTCAGAGGAGTACAAGCCGAGAAATCCGGCATAGACCGGGTACAGGGCGACTATATGGGAATGCTTGCGACTTTGATCAATGCCATGGCTTTGCAAAGTGCCTTGGAACAAGGCGGCATGTACACACGACTGATGTCAGGAATAAAAATCGAAAGTGTATGTGAGCCATTTATCCGAAGAAGGGCTATCCGCCATCTGGAAAAAGGCCGCATAGTCATCTTTGGAGCTGGGATCGGCAACCCTTATTTCACTACAGATTCCACTGCTGCCTTGAGAGCTATTGAAGTAGAATCAGATATCGTATTGAAAGGCACGCGGGTAGATGGCGTCTATACTGCCGATCCTGAAAAAGACCCTACAGCCACCAAATACAAGACTATTTCGTTTCAAGAGGTATATGAAAAAAACCTCAACGTCATGGACATGACGGCCTTTACACTTTGCCAGGAAAACAACCTCCCGATCGTCGTTTTTGATATGAACGTAGCAGGAAATCTCAGCGAATTGGTCAAAGGCGAAGAAATTGGTACTTTAATCAACTCTTTTTAA
- the frr gene encoding ribosome recycling factor, whose amino-acid sequence MEEIELYLDEAKELMQKAVDHTASELLKIRAGKAMPNLLDGIMVPYYGANTPLNQVSSVNTPDARTLSIKPFERTMISEIEKAIINSDLGLAPQNNGEVIILTIPALTEERRISLVKQAKHECEGGKISLRTVRKDINDELKKLQKEGAAEDEVKRAEDVVQKLTDQFSAKIDELLAKKEVDIMKV is encoded by the coding sequence ATGGAAGAAATCGAACTATACTTAGACGAAGCAAAAGAATTGATGCAGAAAGCGGTGGACCATACCGCTTCTGAACTTTTGAAAATCCGTGCAGGCAAGGCCATGCCTAATCTACTGGATGGTATCATGGTCCCATATTATGGAGCCAATACCCCTTTGAACCAGGTATCCTCCGTGAATACTCCAGATGCACGAACACTATCCATCAAACCCTTTGAGCGTACGATGATCTCCGAGATCGAGAAGGCTATCATCAATTCCGACCTCGGACTCGCTCCTCAAAACAATGGAGAAGTGATCATTCTTACCATTCCGGCACTTACTGAAGAGCGACGTATCTCTCTCGTAAAACAGGCAAAACATGAATGTGAAGGAGGAAAAATCTCCCTAAGAACTGTTCGTAAAGACATCAATGATGAATTGAAAAAACTTCAAAAAGAAGGTGCGGCAGAAGATGAAGTAAAGAGAGCCGAAGATGTGGTACAAAAACTGACAGATCAATTCTCAGCCAAAATAGATGAGCTACTTGCTAAAAAAGAAGTGGACATCATGAAGGTCTAA
- a CDS encoding SusC/RagA family TonB-linked outer membrane protein, protein MINYLQKLKAFLLAVALIFCATLVANAQNRTVTGTVMDPAFGEPIPGATVLIKGTTRGVPTDIDGTFSIELQPGDNILVVSFVGYLPKEVEVGNQTNLTINLEEDIQSLEEAVVIGYGSQDKKEITSAVVAIKPEDFNKGNVSNPAQLLQGKVAGLSITRPGGNPNEGFNVRLRGLSTFGANSSPLVVLDGVIGASLDNVDPNDIESIDVLKDGSAAAIYGARGSSGVILITTKKPGSREPNLNVTINSFATMDKAVNLIPILSAAEFVERGGTDFGSDTDWRQELIQDAFSYTTNASVSGGFNNTSYLASVNYRNNTGIVKGVNNERLNTRLNLSQGALDNKLRFNINLSFTNVDRESINDGAFRYATIYNPTAPIYEEGEDAERFGGYFQRNLTDFFNPVALANQQKFVGEVKTALTSYRVEYDILPNLTASAQFSQDRRNELEGNFWSIQDYQVGFGSKGSAERITRDRVQQIFESTLRYETDITSDLNMTLLGGIGFQYTKNQGFTARSKQFLFDQGWNNLGGGAIRVGANTDMSSYANEDQLNSLFGRANFNYKNLVFFSATVRAETYSGFGPEYQTGVFPAFSLGADFTQIFDLGVVSQLKPRASFGVTGNLPPSPTLALGTFNNGNRVDLDGDPLTTDDLYVGIVQNSNPNRFLKWEEKREINFGIDFGIWNNKVSGSVDYYTRNISDLLFNTVVPNGPNIFDPGRFNTVNSTWVNLANLRAAGFEFAAAVNGVKLGTVNWTPNVNFTIYDKTRIESLSARGLNLNEIRGATPGTPGQNNNPIIYNRVGETLGDFYAPRFLGLNEDGGYILSTDNPDNWEKVGNGLPKGEFGVANSFNWKNLSMSFFLRGVWGHDLYNSYRGFYENQDPSSNTWNSVVTDKTQPITADITYNDTFIENASFIRLDNMEIGYDFKTNSKNLNGLRVYLAGQNLFTITNYTGIDPEARVRDSENNDAFTTALTPGLERRNTYFQTRSFTLGVTVNFK, encoded by the coding sequence ATGATAAACTATTTACAAAAGCTAAAAGCGTTTCTGCTGGCAGTGGCATTGATTTTCTGCGCCACACTTGTAGCCAACGCCCAAAACAGGACTGTAACCGGGACGGTGATGGATCCTGCTTTCGGAGAACCAATCCCAGGAGCTACAGTCCTGATAAAGGGCACTACCCGGGGAGTACCTACCGATATTGATGGCACGTTTAGTATTGAGCTGCAACCCGGGGACAATATACTCGTGGTTTCATTTGTAGGCTATCTTCCCAAGGAAGTGGAAGTAGGAAATCAAACTAACCTCACTATAAATCTGGAAGAGGATATCCAAAGCCTGGAAGAAGCCGTGGTGATAGGATATGGATCACAGGACAAGAAAGAAATTACTTCTGCAGTGGTAGCGATAAAACCTGAAGATTTTAATAAAGGAAATGTCTCAAACCCAGCACAGCTTCTCCAAGGTAAAGTAGCTGGATTATCAATTACTAGACCGGGAGGAAACCCAAATGAGGGCTTTAATGTACGGCTTAGAGGACTTTCAACATTTGGTGCTAACTCATCTCCGCTTGTCGTGCTGGATGGAGTAATCGGCGCATCCTTAGATAACGTGGATCCTAACGATATCGAATCTATAGATGTATTAAAGGATGGTTCTGCTGCGGCCATTTATGGCGCAAGAGGCTCCTCAGGTGTCATTTTGATCACAACGAAGAAACCAGGCAGTCGTGAGCCTAATCTAAATGTGACGATCAATAGCTTTGCCACTATGGATAAGGCAGTGAATTTGATCCCAATACTCTCCGCTGCTGAATTTGTTGAGCGAGGAGGAACTGACTTTGGCAGTGATACGGATTGGCGACAAGAATTGATTCAGGATGCTTTTTCATATACCACAAATGCGAGCGTTTCAGGAGGATTCAATAATACCAGCTACTTAGCCTCTGTAAACTATCGGAATAATACCGGCATAGTAAAAGGAGTAAATAACGAGAGACTGAACACACGCCTGAATTTATCCCAAGGTGCGTTGGACAACAAACTACGATTTAACATCAATCTCTCCTTTACCAATGTGGACCGTGAATCTATTAATGATGGAGCTTTCCGATATGCCACTATCTATAATCCAACTGCTCCTATATATGAAGAAGGTGAGGATGCCGAGCGATTCGGAGGTTATTTTCAGAGAAATCTAACGGATTTCTTCAATCCCGTAGCTTTAGCAAATCAGCAAAAGTTTGTTGGAGAGGTGAAAACTGCGCTTACCTCTTATCGTGTGGAGTATGATATCCTTCCGAATCTGACGGCCTCTGCACAATTTTCACAGGACAGAAGAAATGAATTGGAAGGCAACTTCTGGTCTATTCAGGATTATCAGGTAGGCTTTGGTTCTAAAGGTTCTGCAGAACGGATAACAAGAGACCGTGTTCAGCAGATTTTCGAATCCACATTACGGTATGAAACAGACATCACGAGTGATTTGAATATGACATTGCTTGGAGGGATAGGGTTTCAATACACTAAAAATCAAGGATTTACAGCAAGATCCAAACAATTCTTATTTGATCAAGGATGGAACAATTTAGGAGGAGGTGCAATCAGAGTGGGGGCTAACACAGACATGTCTTCTTATGCCAATGAAGATCAATTGAATTCTCTTTTTGGTCGGGCAAATTTCAATTACAAAAACCTCGTATTCTTTTCGGCAACAGTTAGGGCAGAAACCTACTCAGGATTTGGTCCGGAATATCAAACAGGCGTGTTTCCTGCATTCAGCTTAGGTGCTGATTTCACTCAAATCTTCGACTTGGGTGTGGTCAGCCAACTTAAACCCCGTGCCTCTTTTGGTGTGACAGGAAATCTTCCTCCCTCTCCAACACTCGCACTTGGTACTTTTAATAATGGTAACCGAGTTGATCTAGATGGAGACCCGTTGACCACTGATGATTTATATGTAGGCATTGTTCAAAACTCCAACCCAAACCGCTTTTTGAAGTGGGAAGAGAAAAGAGAAATTAATTTTGGGATTGATTTTGGAATATGGAACAATAAGGTTAGCGGAAGTGTGGATTACTATACAAGAAACATCTCCGATTTGCTTTTCAATACTGTAGTTCCAAATGGACCAAACATTTTTGACCCAGGAAGATTCAACACCGTTAATAGTACTTGGGTCAATTTGGCGAATTTACGTGCCGCAGGCTTTGAATTTGCTGCAGCAGTCAATGGTGTAAAACTAGGAACTGTGAATTGGACACCAAACGTCAATTTCACTATCTATGATAAAACCAGAATTGAAAGTCTCTCCGCAAGAGGCCTCAATCTTAACGAGATAAGAGGGGCAACCCCAGGAACACCCGGTCAAAATAACAATCCAATCATTTACAACCGAGTAGGAGAAACTTTAGGAGATTTTTACGCTCCAAGGTTCTTGGGTCTAAATGAAGACGGGGGCTATATCCTTTCCACAGATAATCCTGACAACTGGGAGAAGGTAGGGAATGGTTTACCTAAGGGAGAGTTTGGAGTAGCCAATAGTTTTAACTGGAAGAACTTGTCTATGTCCTTCTTCCTACGTGGAGTATGGGGGCATGATCTTTACAATTCATACAGAGGCTTTTACGAAAACCAAGACCCTAGCTCAAATACCTGGAACTCTGTAGTCACAGATAAAACCCAGCCAATTACAGCTGACATCACCTATAATGATACATTTATTGAGAATGCATCATTTATTCGTCTGGATAACATGGAAATAGGTTATGATTTTAAGACTAATTCAAAAAATCTAAATGGTCTTCGAGTATACTTAGCTGGCCAGAATCTATTTACCATCACCAATTACACGGGAATAGATCCAGAAGCAAGAGTAAGAGATTCCGAAAACAATGATGCCTTCACAACAGCGCTTACACCTGGTCTTGAAAGACGTAACACCTATTTCCAGACCAGATCTTTCACATTAGGTGTCACTGTAAACTTTAAATAA